A stretch of DNA from Granulicella pectinivorans:
ATGAAATTGATATCTCCATCGAGATCGGCGGCATCGGCTACGGTCTGCATGATTTGCGTGCCGAAGCTTGGCTGTCCGCTTTGCTGGCCTCTGCTGGCAGCTCTCTGCAGCCTGATGGGTGTGCCGTTTCACTACGTGGATAGCGTGCTGCTCACTCTCACCGCTCTGGCACTTGGGGCGTGCGTTGTTGTCGTGTTCAGGCGACGGGGAAGAGGATGTGCGCCGCTTCTGCTGGCGGTCGCCTCTCTCTTGCTCATTGCGGCATTCCGTATCTTCGATCTCGCTCCAGCGGTGGACTATGCCGGCAGCTTCGGCGTGGCTGTGTCGATCGTCTGGCGCGCACACCGCAAAGGTTTTCTTCGGGCCCGTACTACTGCGGCATCGTGTCCGGTTGTTGCCGCGGAATCATCCTGTTTCGCCCCACTGAGACGCACCTAGGAGAGATGTCCCGTATGTCTACTTTCGTGAGAACTGTTGCTTCGCTTGCTCTGCTTTTGATTGGCAGTGCCGCTGCTCAAACTCCTACGCCGGCTGCCCGGCTCCAGAGCTTCGCCCTGAAGGATCCGAAGGGGCCTTGCCCGTATGTGCCCATCGATCTGGAAAAGCCTGGCGTTGCGATGCAGCCGTTGAAGACGCCACCTGCGCTGCGTTCCGTGGGCGGCGTTTTGCAGACGGATCTGACGGTGAAGTATACCGATCCGGCCAAGACGAAGCTGGCCGATTGCGGCGTGAAGCTGCGTTCGTTCAACGGAGAGCTGGTGGGGCCAACGATACGGCTGAAGCCGGGCGATACGTTGAAGCTCAACCTGATCAACGCGCTGCCGAAGGAGACAGCGGCGGAGGTCGCACGGCAGTATGAGGATGAGGCGACCCAGGCGCATCTCGTGACCATTCCGCACAGCTTCAATACCACCAACATGCACTATCACGGTCTGCATGTGTCGCCTTCGAGCCACATTGTCCGTGCTCCGGGACGCAAAGATGAACTGATTGCAAGCGACGATGTTTTGATCGCCGTCATGCCCGGACAGACGCAAAAGTATGAAGTGGCCATTCCGAAGAATCATCCGGCCGGGACGTTCTGGTATCACCCGCACGCGCATGGTTCTACCTCGATTCAGGTGGGCAGCGGTATGGCGGGCGCGTTGATCATCGATGACGATCCCGCGACTCTGCCTGCGTCATTGCGCGACGCGAGCGACGAGCAGCATGAGAAGATCCTCGAGTTCGAGAGCATTCTCTATAACCAGGATGGCGAAGTGACGACCATCGCTTCGTTCTTTCCATCGCCCGGTATCCCCACGGTCAAGAACTGCGCGGCGTTCGGTGGGCCTCTGCCCGACCAGACGTCGGTTGGCACGTGGCAGTGCTCGAATCGCAGGACGACGGTCAATGGCCAGATCGTTCCGATCATTCATATGCGACCGGGTGAGGTGTCGCGGTGGCGCATGATCGATACCAGCTTCCGCGAGTCGATCGAACTGCAACTGGACGACCATACACTGCATGAGATTGCGCTGGACGGTATCTACACCGGCAAGATCGACGACTGGAATGAGGATACGCAGCCGCTCGACCTTGAACCCGGCTATCGCAGCGACGTTCTTGTGAAGGCCAGACCCTGCAACCTGCAGCAGCACGCTGCCTCCGAGGCGTCGTTGCTGTCGCACAGCGATGTGCGTGCTCTGCTGATGGCTCCCAATGCGAGGGCGGTTGCTCCGACGACATGCCGCTATGGCCTGTGGAATCGTGCAGTCTCGACCAACCAGTCGCTGCGCGGTTCGCAGCAGCGTGAGGCTCTGCTTGCCATTCTCGAGGTGGATGGTGACCCGGAAAATATGACTCTGCCCACCGCCGCGGAGATGGCGAAGATGAATCCGTTTCCGAACGTAAATCTGCCGGCTCAGCTTGGTCAGCAGGGAGGACCGATCGGCGTGCAGGAGGTGGTCTTCAAGCTGGGTGCCGATCTGCGCAATCCGGGCGGTACTCCGAACTGCGCCTCGAACCCTGGAGGCTGCCCGACGAATTACTTTCAGGTGAACTACATGGCCTATGACCCGTCCCACGAGCGCAAGCTGCTGCTCGGCGCAACGGAGATGTGGAACATTACCACCGTTGGCGATCCAGCCAATGTGCCGAGCGGCATTCCACCGCTGCCGCACGTATTTCACATCCACGTCAATCCCTTCCAGGTCTCTCGCTCCGATCCCAACGGCAATCCTGAGTTGGTGTGGAAGGATACGCTGCTCATCCCTCCTGCCGCGAACGTGAATGTCTATACGCAGTACCTGGACTTCACCGGAGCGTTCGTCATGCACTGCCACATCCTGGATCACGAGGACCTCGGGATGATGGAGGTAGAAAACGTGGTGAAGGATCTGGCCACTCCGATGCCCGATGCCATGATGATGCTGGAGCATGATCAGATGAAGCACTGACGCAGCTCGACAGCCGCAACGAAGCCTGCGCTCTCGTTGCGGCTGTTTGCTGGATGGAGAAGACGATGAAGCTGGGAATACCAGTCTATGAAGGCGTCGATCTGTTGGACGTGATGGGACCGTGCGAGATGTTTGGCTGGGTCGATCCGTCCAAGGGGCTTGAGGTTATCCTGCTCTCGGAGCACGGGCATGGGGTGACCTCCGGCAATGGCATCCGCTTCGAGGTTCACGGCAGTTTTGAGAGTGCTCCAAACCTCGACGTACTCTGGGTGCCGGGCGGAGCGCTTGAAGCACTCCAGCGGATGCTGCCTCACGAACACGCAACGTACTTCGAGTATCTGCGTCGCGTGTCGGAGAAGGCGACCTGGGTGTGTTCCGTATGCGAGGGAGCTCTGCTTCTGGCGCGCGCGGGGCTGCTGAAGGGACACCATGCGACCACGCACTGGGCGTTTGTGGATTGCCTCGCGCAGTTTGAGGGCGTTCATGTCGATCGCGAACACCGGCGGTTCGTGCGGTCCGGCAATCGGCTTACCTGTGGCGGCATCTCGGCGGGCCTGGACGGCGCGCTCGAACTCATCAAGTTGCTGTTCGATGAGAAGACCGCCGAAGGCGTGCAGGCGACGACGCAATACTTCCCCAGGCCTCCTGTCCACGGCCATCTGGGAAAGACGCCTGCTTGCATGTTGCATTGGTAGGCGGCGTCAGGCCTTCGTCTTGACGGGCTTCTTCGAGCCTGCGGCGTCTCGGGCGCTGCCTGTGGCAGAGGCAAAGAAGGCGTTGCCCGCGCGGGTGAGCGGCATATCGTTGCGAGAGATCAGTGCCAGGTTGCGCGGGATGGAGACGCCCTTGACGTCGATGATCTGCACGAGACCCTGGTTGAGCTCGTCGATGACGTTGATCCTGGGCATGAAGCTGATGCCCAGCCCGGCGACGATCAGCCGTTTGAGGAGTTCGCTGGAGTCCAGTTCCATGGTGATGCGACGGGCGGTCTTGTTGCGCACGAAGAGGTGATCGATCAACTCGCGACGACGGCCTTCCTTGGGGACCAGAAATCCATGCTTGGCGGCATCGGAGAGCGTGACGCACTCGAGCAGCGTAAGAGGGTGCGCTGCGGGCACAACCAGCACCAGCCTGTCTTCGTGGATCAGTTCGACGTGTAGGCGCGGATCCTTGATGGGCAGGGACACGATGCCGAAGTCCACCTCGCGGTCGAGCACGAAAGCGAGTGTCTTCGAGCGTTCGGCACGGACGATATTGAGGACGACACGCGGGTATTTCTTCTTGAACTTGGTGATGAGCAGAGGCAGCACGTAGAGCGCGGTAGAGTCGTTGGCGCTGACGGTCAGGGTGCCTCGAGGCGTGCGCTCCTGGTCGGCCAGTGCGGCCTGAATATGCTTGAAGCGGAGCAGCGATTCCTCGGCGAAGGGGATGAAGATTCTGCCGGAGGCGGTGAGGGTCACCTTGCGCCCACCGCGATCGAAGAGGCGATGCCCGAGGTGGGTTTCGAGCGAGCGGATCTGTGCGGAGATCGACGGCTGGGTAACGTGCAGCTTCTCGCCGGCGCGCGAGAAGCTCTTCTCTCGCGCGACTTCCAGGAACGTGTTCAGCCAGTCGAAGTACATGAGCCCCTCTTGGAACTTGAGTCAGATCAGGGCGCCGTGCTGCTCTCCTTCCGTGCGGCATCCCCAATGCTTGCTGCTATCTACAGTAGACGAGAACCGGAGGTGTGTCGCTTGCCCGACATGGACGGGCCTACTTGCCGCTATAGACGGGGGGAACCCCCAGGCTTCCTTTGGGGGGCAGATGGCGGATGTACACGACCATGCGCCACATCTCGTCGTTCGAGAACTCGCCATCCGATGGGGGCATCCCGGAGGGATAAAGGCCGTTCTTGATAATCCACTTGAGCTGGCCGTCGGTGTAGGACTGGGTCTCGGGGCTGGCGAGCGAGGGCACTCGGGGTGAGAGTGTATCGGCGAAGGGAACGCCGGTGTTTTGCCCGTCGAGGCCGTGGCAGACCATGCAGTAGGAGTTGAAGAGCTGCTTGCCGTCTTCGATCGACTCCTCGGTCGCCTTCACGGGATTGACGTCCTTCTTGCCGCCGACGGTGACATGGTGTTTGGTCCAATCGGCAACTTTGGTCTCCGCCTTGCCCGGTGGAGTGGCCTTGCATCCAGCAAGCCCAAGGACGGTAACGGCGAGGACAAGTGCGGCGACTCGACTGCTCTGCTTCATGCTGCTTCACTCCTGCGTGCGGAGGCTGCCGGCTTGGGCTGCCCCCGCAGGGCCTCGTGTTGGATCGCAGTTACGCGATGATGTCGTGGATGACGTTGCCGGAGACGTCCGTGAGACGGAAGTCGCGGCCGCTGTTGCGATAGGTCAGCTTGGTGTGGTCGATACCCATCAAGTACAAGATCGTCGCGTGGATATCGTGAACGTGGACT
This window harbors:
- a CDS encoding DJ-1/PfpI family protein; its protein translation is MKLGIPVYEGVDLLDVMGPCEMFGWVDPSKGLEVILLSEHGHGVTSGNGIRFEVHGSFESAPNLDVLWVPGGALEALQRMLPHEHATYFEYLRRVSEKATWVCSVCEGALLLARAGLLKGHHATTHWAFVDCLAQFEGVHVDREHRRFVRSGNRLTCGGISAGLDGALELIKLLFDEKTAEGVQATTQYFPRPPVHGHLGKTPACMLHW
- a CDS encoding multicopper oxidase family protein, which translates into the protein MSTFVRTVASLALLLIGSAAAQTPTPAARLQSFALKDPKGPCPYVPIDLEKPGVAMQPLKTPPALRSVGGVLQTDLTVKYTDPAKTKLADCGVKLRSFNGELVGPTIRLKPGDTLKLNLINALPKETAAEVARQYEDEATQAHLVTIPHSFNTTNMHYHGLHVSPSSHIVRAPGRKDELIASDDVLIAVMPGQTQKYEVAIPKNHPAGTFWYHPHAHGSTSIQVGSGMAGALIIDDDPATLPASLRDASDEQHEKILEFESILYNQDGEVTTIASFFPSPGIPTVKNCAAFGGPLPDQTSVGTWQCSNRRTTVNGQIVPIIHMRPGEVSRWRMIDTSFRESIELQLDDHTLHEIALDGIYTGKIDDWNEDTQPLDLEPGYRSDVLVKARPCNLQQHAASEASLLSHSDVRALLMAPNARAVAPTTCRYGLWNRAVSTNQSLRGSQQREALLAILEVDGDPENMTLPTAAEMAKMNPFPNVNLPAQLGQQGGPIGVQEVVFKLGADLRNPGGTPNCASNPGGCPTNYFQVNYMAYDPSHERKLLLGATEMWNITTVGDPANVPSGIPPLPHVFHIHVNPFQVSRSDPNGNPELVWKDTLLIPPAANVNVYTQYLDFTGAFVMHCHILDHEDLGMMEVENVVKDLATPMPDAMMMLEHDQMKH
- a CDS encoding LysR family transcriptional regulator, whose translation is MYFDWLNTFLEVAREKSFSRAGEKLHVTQPSISAQIRSLETHLGHRLFDRGGRKVTLTASGRIFIPFAEESLLRFKHIQAALADQERTPRGTLTVSANDSTALYVLPLLITKFKKKYPRVVLNIVRAERSKTLAFVLDREVDFGIVSLPIKDPRLHVELIHEDRLVLVVPAAHPLTLLECVTLSDAAKHGFLVPKEGRRRELIDHLFVRNKTARRITMELDSSELLKRLIVAGLGISFMPRINVIDELNQGLVQIIDVKGVSIPRNLALISRNDMPLTRAGNAFFASATGSARDAAGSKKPVKTKA
- a CDS encoding c-type cytochrome, with amino-acid sequence MKQSSRVAALVLAVTVLGLAGCKATPPGKAETKVADWTKHHVTVGGKKDVNPVKATEESIEDGKQLFNSYCMVCHGLDGQNTGVPFADTLSPRVPSLASPETQSYTDGQLKWIIKNGLYPSGMPPSDGEFSNDEMWRMVVYIRHLPPKGSLGVPPVYSGK